A single genomic interval of Brevibacillus brevis harbors:
- the solA gene encoding N-methyl-L-tryptophan oxidase codes for MQNYDVIIVGAGSMGMAAGYYLAKQGVRTLMIDAFDPPHTMGSHHGDTRIIRHAYGEGKQYVPLALRAQQLWSELEQASGIPIFAKTGVLNAGPLHCPFLNEIRESAEQYSLPLEVLRADEVMQRWPGIHLPADYYGCLEPASGVLYSENGIRAYRELALARGAALLTNTPVTQLEPAGNGFIVHTESASYHSDKVLLSAGAWNGSLLDSLGLSIPLTPTRKTVAWFGADESQYSADGFPAFIFRLHDSMFYGFPSLDGSGVKIGRHDGGQVIDPDKLERTFGTYLSDEGDVRSFLEAYMPGAAGPLRQGKVCIYTMTPDEHFVIDRHPEHSQLVFAAGFSGHGFKFASAIGEATSQLLVEGASSLDLSMFSWKRFSCP; via the coding sequence ATGCAAAACTACGACGTCATTATTGTTGGAGCAGGATCGATGGGAATGGCAGCAGGCTACTATCTGGCGAAGCAGGGCGTGCGTACACTCATGATCGACGCCTTTGATCCCCCACACACGATGGGCAGCCATCATGGGGATACCCGTATCATTCGCCATGCGTATGGAGAAGGAAAACAGTACGTCCCGCTTGCGTTGCGTGCACAACAGTTGTGGTCAGAATTGGAACAAGCATCCGGCATACCGATTTTCGCCAAAACAGGTGTTTTGAACGCTGGACCCTTGCATTGTCCTTTCCTGAATGAAATTCGGGAGAGCGCCGAGCAGTACTCCCTGCCGTTGGAAGTACTCCGTGCCGATGAGGTCATGCAACGCTGGCCCGGAATCCATCTGCCTGCTGATTACTACGGTTGCCTGGAGCCTGCCTCAGGTGTACTTTATTCCGAAAACGGCATTCGCGCCTATCGGGAGCTCGCCCTTGCCCGAGGAGCTGCGCTGTTGACGAACACGCCAGTCACGCAGTTGGAACCGGCAGGAAACGGGTTCATCGTGCATACGGAATCTGCCAGCTACCACAGCGATAAAGTCCTTCTATCCGCCGGTGCTTGGAATGGTTCTCTCCTTGACTCATTGGGCTTGTCCATCCCGCTCACGCCTACACGCAAAACGGTCGCCTGGTTTGGTGCTGATGAGAGCCAGTACAGTGCGGATGGCTTTCCCGCTTTCATCTTTCGCCTTCATGACTCCATGTTCTACGGATTTCCCAGCTTGGATGGCAGTGGTGTAAAAATCGGACGCCACGACGGAGGTCAAGTCATCGATCCCGACAAACTGGAACGTACCTTTGGCACCTATTTGTCAGACGAAGGCGATGTTCGCTCTTTTTTGGAAGCGTATATGCCTGGAGCAGCCGGACCATTGCGACAAGGCAAGGTATGCATTTACACCATGACACCGGATGAGCATTTCGTCATTGACCGTCATCCTGAACATTCACAGCTTGTATTTGCCGCAGGCTTTTCCGGGCACGGTTTTAAATTCGCCAGTGCGATCGGGGAAGCGACCAGCCAACTGCTGGTAGAGGGAGCATCCTCCCTTGACCTGTCTATGTTTTCTTGGAAGCGATTCTCCTGTCCATAA
- a CDS encoding ROK family transcriptional regulator — protein MMKKIMKQDQDVTKQHNKQMILDIIKKQRPISRAEIAKITRMSATSIGRFVSELCEEGLIRETELTSSGVGRKAIMLDIEPGAIYTIGVDMAKKRISFGIMDFSEAIIAQHRMDHKTQDSTPEETAELICNEIEGMLKQTGIPLEKVVGIGIGMPGVINYERGIVQLSTTLDWKDVAFASLIEKRLKIKTVIDNDLKVKILSEYLYGSAKGSNKTALIGIGTGIGSALIINGEVFRGGSNSAGELGHTTLDPNGNLCECGKRGCLQTYIDENSLIMEARRVKDVSDVRQVFAAARNEERWAKEIVSRTALYLGITINNIVCMYNPDTVIVSGDLVENYREIIDLVEEHSDQVIWEPFKGKFRVIPSELKGEAIVMGAGALAMQHFAPLAGTWAEES, from the coding sequence ATGATGAAAAAAATCATGAAGCAAGATCAGGACGTGACCAAGCAGCATAACAAGCAAATGATCCTCGACATTATCAAAAAGCAGAGACCGATATCGCGTGCAGAAATCGCCAAAATTACGCGGATGAGCGCTACCTCGATTGGCAGATTTGTCAGTGAGCTGTGCGAAGAAGGACTGATTCGGGAGACGGAGCTTACCTCATCAGGTGTGGGCAGGAAGGCAATCATGCTCGACATCGAGCCGGGGGCCATTTATACAATCGGCGTGGACATGGCAAAAAAGCGCATCAGCTTTGGAATCATGGACTTTAGCGAAGCGATTATTGCACAGCACCGGATGGATCATAAAACACAGGATTCTACACCGGAAGAGACGGCTGAACTGATTTGTAACGAGATCGAAGGGATGCTCAAACAGACAGGCATTCCGTTAGAAAAAGTGGTCGGGATCGGCATTGGGATGCCAGGGGTGATCAATTATGAGCGAGGGATTGTTCAGCTATCCACTACGCTGGACTGGAAGGACGTAGCGTTTGCCAGCCTGATTGAAAAAAGGTTGAAAATCAAAACCGTTATCGACAACGATTTGAAGGTGAAAATCCTCTCGGAGTACTTGTACGGATCTGCCAAAGGGTCAAACAAGACAGCTTTGATCGGCATTGGCACGGGTATCGGTTCTGCGCTGATTATCAATGGCGAAGTGTTTCGCGGGGGCTCAAATAGCGCAGGAGAGCTGGGGCATACGACGCTCGATCCGAATGGGAATCTGTGCGAATGTGGAAAACGCGGATGCCTGCAAACATACATAGACGAAAATTCTTTGATCATGGAAGCGCGTCGAGTGAAGGATGTCAGTGATGTCCGTCAGGTGTTCGCGGCGGCGAGAAACGAAGAGCGCTGGGCGAAGGAAATCGTCTCTCGTACCGCGTTGTACCTCGGCATCACGATTAACAATATTGTATGCATGTACAATCCAGATACCGTGATTGTAAGCGGTGATTTGGTGGAGAATTATCGCGAAATCATTGACTTGGTCGAGGAGCATAGCGATCAAGTGATCTGGGAGCCATTCAAGGGGAAATTTCGCGTCATTCCTTCCGAATTGAAGGGGGAGGCAATCGTGATGGGAGCAGGAGCTTTGGCGATGCAGCACTTTGCTCCCTTGGCAGGGACATGGGCAGAAGAATCATGA
- a CDS encoding DMT family transporter gives MRPLYIVLLLCTSFLWGGNFVVGKFLVGHASSLTLTNLRWLIAVVCLLPVVWIREKRIFPTREALLPLIVMGVTGVALFNLFMFWALERTDATNVGLLSTLNPVSIAIFSFLLMGDKLRPLQIVAMLVSFAGVLVVMTKGDFAHLSQLHFNTGDLWMLAAVAMWGIYSVCGRWAMKTVSPMMSTLYSGIFGVALMLPFNVTTFTISNTDWTFWLSLFYVGVMATVVSMVLWNIGVQKVGATSAGMFLNFNPIFTAILAFLLLGERMTFIQLLGSVIVIVGCYMFSRLKHVTTPTAHSVKQAQG, from the coding sequence ATGAGACCGCTGTATATCGTCCTATTACTCTGTACCAGCTTCCTTTGGGGAGGCAATTTTGTTGTCGGTAAATTTCTTGTCGGGCACGCGTCTTCCTTAACGCTGACTAATTTGCGCTGGCTCATTGCTGTTGTTTGCTTGTTGCCGGTTGTTTGGATACGCGAAAAGCGGATTTTTCCAACGCGAGAAGCACTTCTTCCTTTGATCGTGATGGGAGTAACTGGTGTAGCACTTTTTAATTTATTCATGTTTTGGGCACTTGAACGGACAGACGCGACCAATGTCGGTCTATTGTCCACGCTGAATCCGGTTTCGATCGCGATTTTTTCCTTTTTGCTGATGGGCGATAAACTTCGACCATTGCAGATTGTCGCGATGCTTGTCTCGTTTGCAGGCGTGCTTGTAGTGATGACAAAAGGAGACTTCGCACACTTGTCCCAATTGCACTTTAACACAGGGGATCTGTGGATGCTCGCCGCTGTCGCCATGTGGGGGATTTACTCCGTATGCGGGCGGTGGGCGATGAAGACGGTCTCGCCGATGATGTCCACACTGTACTCGGGGATTTTCGGTGTCGCGCTGATGCTGCCCTTTAATGTCACCACATTTACGATCAGCAACACAGACTGGACGTTTTGGCTGTCGCTGTTCTACGTTGGTGTAATGGCGACTGTCGTCAGCATGGTGTTGTGGAATATCGGTGTACAAAAGGTCGGCGCAACCTCAGCCGGTATGTTCCTCAATTTCAATCCTATTTTTACAGCCATTCTCGCCTTTCTTTTGCTCGGGGAGCGTATGACCTTCATCCAATTGCTCGGCAGTGTAATCGTCATTGTCGGCTGCTATATGTTCTCGCGTTTAAAACATGTCACGACTCCGACAGCACATTCAGTCAAACAAGCACAAGGCTAA
- a CDS encoding protein-glutamine gamma-glutamyltransferase, which produces MIVIAGRPANPASLAAEWGLNAVQRETVAIMARSDETFEYPTPELLQFELKMRDHLVRSALALNESGLAFSTFEESRANPAYWIRTDQGGFRLRPGVLPSSGIINIFREGQKYATECATAMVIIIYHAVLQSIRLPDFERMFSDILLYDWRYDQDLDLQTLRTNTFLPGDVIYFANPDYDRATPQWQGENAVVLGNGLYYGHGAGIKRASEMVAFLNEQRRAGAMRSAYLVNQATRPGFAYLFPYDNGRSTMRASGLPIQVSSRISAQIGSLSWEW; this is translated from the coding sequence ATGATCGTCATAGCGGGAAGACCAGCTAATCCCGCCTCGTTGGCAGCAGAATGGGGATTAAATGCGGTACAGCGTGAAACGGTAGCGATTATGGCACGTAGTGATGAAACATTTGAATATCCGACTCCTGAGCTCCTGCAATTTGAACTGAAAATGCGCGATCATCTGGTGAGGTCTGCCTTGGCACTGAACGAAAGCGGCCTGGCCTTTTCTACTTTTGAAGAATCTCGTGCCAATCCAGCATACTGGATTCGAACTGACCAGGGCGGATTCCGCTTGCGGCCGGGAGTACTGCCATCCAGCGGGATTATCAATATTTTTCGTGAGGGCCAAAAATACGCTACGGAGTGCGCTACGGCGATGGTCATTATTATTTATCATGCAGTCCTACAGTCCATTCGTTTACCCGATTTTGAGCGAATGTTTTCGGACATCTTGCTATATGACTGGCGGTACGATCAGGATCTGGACTTGCAAACATTACGGACAAATACCTTCTTGCCTGGTGATGTGATTTATTTTGCCAATCCTGATTACGATCGCGCGACACCGCAGTGGCAAGGGGAAAATGCAGTAGTTCTCGGCAATGGCTTGTATTACGGGCATGGTGCGGGGATCAAACGAGCGAGTGAGATGGTAGCATTTTTGAATGAACAACGAAGAGCGGGAGCAATGAGGTCTGCCTATCTGGTCAATCAGGCGACTCGGCCTGGTTTCGCCTACCTGTTTCCCTACGACAACGGTCGTTCCACCATGAGAGCTTCTGGACTTCCCATACAAGTGAGCAGTCGAATTTCAGCGCAGATCGGTTCTTTGTCTTGGGAGTGGTAA
- a CDS encoding Glu/Leu/Phe/Val family dehydrogenase: MLNTVEKENLNPYEIVQKQIDAAAALLGLRSDAVEILKRPKRVLAVSFPVKMDDGSVRVFEGYRSQHNDAVGPTKGGIRFHPDVTMDEVKALSMWMSFKCGVVGLPYGGGKGGVICDPHEFSKSELERVSRGFMEAIADIVGPDTDIPAPDVYTTPQIMGWMMDTYSRLKGANSPGVITGKPLSVGGSKGRNEATARGCVFTLLEALKDSGRKPEQTTVAIQGFGNAGRIAARLLTELGFKIVAVSDSRGGIYDAAGLDIEKVGQLKDNATILEYVGGTVISNEQLLELEVDILIPAALENVITAANAHSIQAKWIAEAANGPTTPDADAILREKGIIVIPDILANAGGVTVSYFEWVQNLMNYYWSEVEVNEKLQTTMINAYRAVKELSDQYKVDLRTGAYMISLLRITEAMEARGWI; the protein is encoded by the coding sequence ATGCTAAATACTGTAGAGAAAGAAAACCTGAATCCATACGAAATTGTGCAGAAACAGATTGATGCTGCAGCGGCATTGTTGGGATTACGGAGTGATGCTGTAGAAATTTTAAAGCGACCCAAACGAGTATTGGCCGTTAGTTTTCCTGTCAAGATGGATGATGGCAGCGTGCGTGTCTTTGAAGGCTACCGATCTCAGCATAATGATGCGGTAGGACCGACCAAGGGAGGGATTCGCTTTCATCCGGATGTGACGATGGATGAAGTCAAGGCGCTCTCCATGTGGATGTCATTCAAATGTGGCGTGGTTGGTCTTCCTTATGGCGGTGGAAAAGGTGGCGTCATATGTGATCCCCACGAATTCAGCAAAAGCGAGCTGGAACGAGTCAGTCGCGGCTTCATGGAAGCTATTGCTGATATTGTCGGGCCAGATACTGACATACCTGCACCTGATGTGTATACGACCCCACAAATCATGGGGTGGATGATGGATACGTACAGTCGATTAAAAGGAGCGAATTCTCCGGGAGTCATCACGGGAAAACCGCTAAGTGTCGGCGGCTCGAAAGGAAGAAACGAAGCGACTGCCCGCGGATGCGTCTTTACCTTACTAGAGGCATTAAAAGATTCTGGACGCAAGCCGGAGCAAACAACCGTTGCGATTCAAGGCTTTGGCAATGCGGGAAGAATAGCAGCGAGGCTTTTAACAGAGCTGGGCTTCAAAATCGTGGCGGTCAGTGACTCACGCGGAGGTATTTATGATGCTGCTGGCTTGGACATCGAGAAGGTAGGACAGTTAAAAGACAACGCCACCATTTTGGAGTATGTAGGTGGTACGGTCATCTCCAATGAACAACTGTTGGAGCTGGAAGTGGATATTCTGATCCCGGCCGCGTTGGAAAATGTCATCACAGCAGCGAATGCCCATAGCATTCAGGCCAAGTGGATCGCAGAAGCAGCAAACGGACCAACTACACCGGATGCAGACGCCATTTTGCGTGAAAAAGGGATTATCGTTATTCCCGATATTCTCGCCAACGCAGGTGGCGTAACGGTCTCTTATTTCGAGTGGGTGCAAAACCTGATGAATTACTACTGGTCCGAGGTTGAGGTAAACGAAAAGCTGCAAACGACAATGATTAACGCCTATCGCGCCGTGAAAGAACTCTCAGATCAATACAAGGTGGACTTGCGCACGGGAGCCTATATGATCTCGCTTTTGCGAATTACGGAGGCGATGGAAGCGCGCGGCTGGATTTAA
- a CDS encoding LysR family transcriptional regulator yields MDIRQLHYFVEVVKHKNFTKAAQSLHVSQPSISKMIKALEEELEVVLLDRTERKMDLTDAGEMVYSYATKVLQLMEGMSSSIAELRNVERGRVKLGMMPTVGSFLLPNVIALFKKQYPGIDIEMKEYSAKLLEIQMEQGSIDVALTVLPTDQEKFVAVPLLAEDLVAIVHREHWLAGVDEVSLEQLKDEAFILFTEEYAMHDVVRQACKLSGFEPKVAYMSSLWDFVGEMVATQLGISLIPRSIVRRLNNGQLHTVNISYPVIDWQYALIYRKEGYLSHATKAFLSFVEKMYSHNQME; encoded by the coding sequence ATGGATATTCGACAGCTACATTACTTTGTGGAAGTAGTCAAACATAAAAACTTTACGAAGGCCGCGCAATCCCTCCACGTTTCTCAGCCTTCTATCAGTAAAATGATCAAGGCATTGGAAGAAGAGCTTGAGGTAGTTCTGCTGGATCGGACGGAGCGGAAAATGGATCTGACAGATGCAGGGGAAATGGTCTACAGCTATGCGACCAAAGTGTTGCAACTGATGGAAGGTATGTCGTCGTCGATTGCAGAATTGCGAAATGTCGAGCGTGGTCGGGTCAAGCTGGGCATGATGCCAACGGTGGGTTCTTTTCTCTTGCCGAATGTGATTGCCTTGTTTAAAAAGCAGTACCCAGGCATCGATATCGAGATGAAGGAATACAGCGCCAAGCTGCTTGAAATCCAAATGGAGCAAGGAAGCATCGATGTGGCCTTAACCGTTCTTCCAACGGATCAGGAGAAATTTGTGGCGGTTCCCTTGCTCGCAGAGGACCTCGTCGCGATCGTTCATCGGGAGCATTGGCTCGCGGGAGTCGATGAGGTGAGCTTGGAACAGCTCAAGGACGAGGCTTTCATTTTGTTTACCGAAGAGTACGCGATGCATGATGTGGTGCGCCAAGCGTGCAAGCTGTCCGGCTTTGAACCGAAAGTTGCTTACATGAGCTCTTTATGGGATTTTGTCGGAGAGATGGTGGCTACCCAACTGGGGATATCACTCATTCCACGCTCCATTGTGAGACGCTTGAATAACGGACAATTGCACACCGTCAACATTTCCTACCCGGTGATTGACTGGCAGTATGCCTTGATTTATCGAAAAGAAGGGTATTTATCGCATGCGACAAAGGCTTTCCTATCGTTTGTAGAGAAAATGTACAGCCATAACCAAATGGAATAG
- a CDS encoding LrgB family protein: protein MILWKTSSVLLTLVFFYAAKRFNKKRPSLLFSPAILAPIGLILFLLFAGIPYQVYSEATSLISEMMSVVTVAFAIPLYRNWSVLMAHRRMILTSLATGSLIAIIAGVSTTMLVGLGKEAAISVIPRSITLPIAVSVTEAIGGMPTMTAVFGMLTSFAGVFLAPKIIKRMRLRHPVSIGLMYGMGAHALGMVKAFERGETEGSSATLAVIAGAMITVVWAFTLLPVIMSWLAV, encoded by the coding sequence ATGATCCTGTGGAAAACGTCTAGCGTGCTCCTGACACTCGTTTTCTTCTATGCAGCCAAACGGTTCAACAAGAAAAGACCGTCTCTGCTGTTTTCTCCGGCCATTTTGGCGCCGATTGGATTGATTCTGTTTTTGCTTTTTGCAGGCATTCCTTATCAGGTGTACAGTGAAGCGACCTCGCTCATTAGTGAGATGATGAGTGTAGTTACAGTGGCGTTTGCGATTCCGCTGTACCGAAATTGGTCGGTGTTAATGGCGCATCGCCGGATGATTTTGACGAGTCTTGCTACGGGTTCCCTCATTGCCATCATTGCAGGTGTTTCCACGACGATGCTCGTCGGATTGGGAAAAGAAGCGGCGATTAGCGTCATTCCTCGCTCGATTACCCTGCCCATTGCGGTGAGTGTAACCGAGGCGATTGGTGGTATGCCGACGATGACGGCAGTATTCGGCATGCTGACCAGCTTCGCAGGCGTTTTTTTGGCTCCCAAAATCATCAAGAGAATGAGGCTCCGTCATCCTGTTTCCATCGGCTTGATGTACGGAATGGGCGCACATGCGTTGGGGATGGTAAAAGCTTTTGAACGTGGGGAAACAGAAGGAAGCAGTGCGACTTTGGCTGTGATTGCCGGAGCGATGATTACGGTAGTATGGGCGTTTACCTTGCTGCCGGTGATCATGTCGTGGCTGGCTGTGTGA
- a CDS encoding Ig-like domain-containing protein, protein MRNWQKGMLATAVTVGLIFSSVGQVPALANSATTSTQKKISKLVVDTKTVKLKKAGTQQLNVRVQYTDKTTEDVTQQAEWTSSDSDIASVEKGLVTAVSSGKTRVKASFGGKSVSVPVEIEVISKLTADQKKLALSVGSTKQVNATATFSDKSTTDVTANAEWESDDTEIVTVTNGLVTAVGSGTAKLKVKYGGKSVSIPVEVDVVSKLDSDKKKLYLRPDTTQSVTLLATLSTKEKVDVTSKAKWTSDDAKVATVENGVVTTVGSGKTRIKATYGGKTISIPVESAVISKLEFDTKKVALKVGESKDLKVSAVYTDKAKVDITVDADWISTNSSVATVVDGKITAVKAGRTTIAATYNGKVVKIQVTVN, encoded by the coding sequence ATGAGAAATTGGCAAAAAGGTATGCTCGCTACGGCTGTTACCGTTGGGCTGATCTTTTCCAGTGTCGGCCAAGTACCGGCATTGGCAAATTCTGCGACGACAAGTACGCAGAAGAAGATTTCCAAGCTTGTGGTTGATACAAAGACAGTAAAATTGAAAAAAGCGGGGACACAGCAGTTGAACGTCCGCGTGCAATACACGGATAAAACAACGGAAGACGTCACGCAGCAAGCAGAGTGGACTTCCTCTGACAGTGATATCGCAAGCGTTGAAAAAGGCTTGGTAACCGCTGTTAGCTCCGGTAAAACAAGAGTGAAAGCAAGCTTCGGGGGCAAAAGTGTGAGTGTCCCTGTTGAGATCGAGGTGATTTCCAAGCTCACTGCTGACCAGAAGAAACTGGCTCTGAGCGTAGGAAGCACGAAGCAGGTAAACGCAACAGCAACCTTCTCTGACAAGTCTACCACTGATGTAACCGCCAATGCAGAGTGGGAAAGCGATGATACGGAAATCGTAACAGTAACGAATGGGTTGGTTACAGCAGTAGGCTCGGGCACAGCGAAGCTCAAAGTGAAGTACGGTGGAAAAAGCGTATCTATTCCAGTAGAGGTGGATGTCGTCTCCAAGCTGGACAGTGATAAGAAAAAGCTGTATCTGCGTCCAGACACTACCCAGTCGGTTACGCTGCTGGCTACCTTGTCTACCAAAGAAAAAGTCGATGTTACAAGCAAAGCCAAGTGGACATCCGACGATGCAAAAGTCGCTACAGTTGAAAACGGAGTCGTAACAACTGTAGGCTCTGGCAAAACGAGAATCAAAGCAACTTATGGTGGAAAGACGATCTCGATCCCTGTAGAGTCTGCTGTCATCTCCAAGCTGGAATTTGACACGAAAAAGGTCGCTCTCAAAGTAGGCGAATCTAAAGACTTGAAGGTATCTGCTGTCTATACAGACAAAGCCAAGGTCGATATCACAGTTGATGCAGACTGGATTTCTACGAACAGTTCCGTAGCGACTGTAGTAGATGGCAAGATCACCGCTGTGAAAGCAGGGCGTACAACGATTGCGGCTACGTATAATGGTAAAGTCGTAAAAATTCAAGTAACCGTGAACTAA
- the metA gene encoding homoserine O-acetyltransferase MetA, with amino-acid sequence MPIKLPDELPATEILAQENIFVMKDSRAFTQDIRPLRIVILNLMPVKETTETQLLRLLGNTPLQVEIVLLHMSSHTSKNTSEEHLSMFYKTFEEIRDQRFDGMIITGAPVEQLEFTDVTYWQELTEILDWKMENVTSTLHICWGAQAGLYHHFGVPKHPLPEKMFGIFPHTLNKQNVKLFRGFDNYFHIPHSRHTENRREDIEQVSELEILSESDEAGVYIVATRDGRQIFVTGHSEYDPTTLQDEYQRDVNKGLDIAVPRNYYPKDDPSREPIVTWRAHANLMFSNWLNYYVYQETPYDLNNNKR; translated from the coding sequence ATGCCAATCAAATTGCCCGACGAATTGCCTGCAACGGAAATACTTGCCCAAGAAAATATTTTTGTGATGAAGGACAGCCGTGCCTTCACACAGGACATACGACCGCTCAGGATCGTCATTCTCAACCTCATGCCGGTGAAGGAAACAACGGAAACACAGTTGCTCCGCCTCCTGGGGAATACTCCGCTACAGGTGGAAATCGTGCTTTTGCACATGTCCAGTCATACTTCCAAAAATACGTCGGAAGAACATTTGTCGATGTTTTATAAAACGTTTGAGGAGATCCGTGATCAGCGATTTGATGGCATGATCATCACCGGAGCGCCAGTGGAACAGCTCGAGTTCACAGACGTCACGTATTGGCAGGAGCTGACAGAAATCCTCGATTGGAAAATGGAGAACGTCACTTCGACCTTGCATATTTGTTGGGGAGCACAAGCGGGTCTTTACCATCACTTTGGCGTTCCGAAGCATCCATTGCCAGAAAAAATGTTCGGAATCTTCCCTCATACACTCAATAAGCAAAATGTGAAGCTGTTCCGTGGATTTGATAACTACTTCCACATTCCGCATTCCAGGCATACCGAAAATCGAAGGGAAGACATCGAGCAAGTGTCTGAACTGGAGATTTTGTCCGAGTCTGATGAAGCAGGGGTTTACATCGTAGCGACGAGGGATGGCAGACAAATTTTTGTGACTGGACATTCCGAGTATGATCCGACCACCCTGCAAGATGAGTATCAGCGGGATGTGAACAAAGGCTTGGATATTGCTGTTCCGCGTAACTACTATCCAAAGGACGATCCTAGTCGCGAGCCTATCGTCACTTGGCGCGCACATGCGAATTTGATGTTTTCCAACTGGTTAAACTATTACGTTTACCAAGAGACACCGTATGATTTGAACAACAACAAGCGATAG
- a CDS encoding CidA/LrgA family protein — translation MKRWFSIIAQVLLLFGFTWLGKWVTSFFHLPVPGSLIGLALLFICLYTGLIRLQWVEAGATLLFSQMILFFVPSLVGMMQYPWLLGIKGLLVLVVVVSGCALVMISTGVIAERLFNRGEVKQHDPVENV, via the coding sequence ATGAAAAGATGGTTCTCCATCATCGCACAAGTTTTACTTTTGTTCGGCTTCACCTGGCTTGGGAAATGGGTGACCTCGTTTTTTCACCTTCCTGTTCCCGGCAGTTTGATCGGACTCGCGCTTTTGTTCATATGTCTATATACTGGCTTGATTCGTCTACAGTGGGTGGAAGCAGGAGCGACTCTGTTATTCTCGCAGATGATCCTGTTTTTCGTACCTTCGTTGGTCGGGATGATGCAGTATCCATGGTTATTGGGGATAAAAGGATTGCTGGTGCTTGTGGTCGTCGTGAGCGGTTGTGCATTAGTAATGATTTCGACAGGTGTTATTGCTGAGCGACTGTTCAATCGTGGAGAGGTGAAGCAGCATGATCCTGTGGAAAACGTCTAG